In Rhodococcus sp. OK302, one genomic interval encodes:
- a CDS encoding nickel-dependent hydrogenase large subunit: MTAIIPEPTSTADRDGLVEMAWDPITRIVGSLGIYTKIDFANREVVECHSTSSIFRGYSLFMKGKDPRDAHFITSRICGICGDNHATCSCYTQNMAYGVKPPHLGEWIVNLGEAAEYMFDHNIFQENLVAVDYCEKMVSETNPGVLAQAENTRCRHEDQHGYRTIADIMRTLNPFTGEFYREALQVSRSTREMFCLMEGRHVHPSTLYPGGVGTVATIQLMTDYMTRLMRYVEFMKKVVPMHDDLFDFFYEALPGYDKVGLRRTLLGCWGSFQDPEYCNFAYKDMTEWGRKMFVTPGVVVDGKLVTTDLVDINLGIRIMLGSSYYEDWKDQEMFVTTDPLGNPVDRRHPWNQHTNPHPQKRDLEDKYSWVMSPRWFDGKDNLALDTGGGALARLWSTALAGLVDIGYVKSTGHSVQINLPKTALKGPVSLEWNIPEYGSNTLERNRARTYFQAYAAASALHFAEKALVEIRAGRTKTWESFEVPDEGIGCGFTEAVRGVLSHHMVIRDGKIANYHPYPPTPWNASPRDNEGTPGPYEDAVQGQPIFEENDRDHFKGIDIMRTVRSFDPCLPCGVHMYLGGGKTIEKLHSPTQSVTGE; this comes from the coding sequence ATGACGGCCATCATTCCCGAACCCACCTCGACGGCAGACCGTGACGGTCTGGTCGAGATGGCCTGGGACCCCATCACACGAATTGTCGGAAGCCTAGGCATCTACACCAAAATCGACTTCGCCAATCGTGAAGTCGTGGAATGCCACAGCACGTCGTCGATCTTCCGTGGATATTCCCTGTTCATGAAGGGCAAGGATCCGCGCGACGCGCACTTCATCACGAGCCGCATCTGCGGGATCTGCGGTGACAACCACGCGACGTGCTCGTGCTACACGCAGAACATGGCGTACGGAGTCAAACCACCCCACCTCGGCGAGTGGATTGTCAATCTCGGTGAGGCTGCGGAATACATGTTCGACCACAACATCTTTCAAGAGAATCTTGTGGCGGTCGACTACTGCGAGAAGATGGTGTCCGAGACCAATCCCGGCGTCCTGGCCCAGGCCGAGAACACCCGCTGCCGCCATGAGGATCAGCACGGATACCGCACGATCGCCGACATCATGCGCACGCTCAATCCGTTCACCGGAGAGTTCTACCGTGAGGCCCTTCAGGTTTCGCGCTCGACACGGGAAATGTTCTGTCTGATGGAAGGGCGTCACGTCCACCCGTCGACTCTCTACCCGGGCGGAGTCGGAACCGTCGCGACCATTCAGTTGATGACGGATTACATGACGCGGTTGATGCGGTACGTGGAGTTCATGAAGAAAGTTGTGCCCATGCACGACGATCTGTTCGATTTCTTCTACGAAGCTCTCCCTGGATACGACAAGGTCGGTCTGCGTCGAACGTTGCTCGGCTGCTGGGGGTCCTTCCAGGATCCGGAGTACTGCAATTTTGCATACAAGGACATGACCGAGTGGGGACGGAAGATGTTTGTCACCCCCGGTGTTGTTGTCGACGGCAAACTTGTCACCACGGATCTTGTGGACATCAACCTCGGAATCCGGATCATGCTGGGCTCTTCGTATTACGAGGACTGGAAAGACCAGGAAATGTTCGTCACGACCGATCCGCTCGGGAATCCGGTGGATCGGCGTCACCCGTGGAATCAGCACACCAACCCTCACCCGCAGAAGCGTGACCTCGAGGACAAGTACAGCTGGGTGATGTCGCCGCGTTGGTTCGATGGCAAGGACAACCTTGCACTCGACACGGGCGGCGGAGCGCTCGCCCGGTTGTGGAGCACAGCTCTGGCGGGGCTGGTCGATATCGGGTATGTGAAGTCGACGGGGCACAGCGTGCAGATCAATCTGCCGAAGACGGCGTTGAAGGGTCCGGTGTCACTCGAGTGGAATATTCCCGAATACGGGAGCAATACCCTCGAAAGAAACCGTGCGCGTACATATTTCCAGGCTTACGCTGCGGCGTCCGCCCTGCATTTTGCCGAGAAGGCACTGGTAGAAATTCGCGCGGGCCGGACCAAGACGTGGGAATCGTTCGAGGTGCCCGACGAAGGAATCGGTTGTGGATTCACCGAAGCGGTACGCGGAGTTCTCTCGCACCACATGGTGATTCGAGACGGCAAGATCGCGAACTACCACCCGTACCCACCGACGCCGTGGAACGCGAGCCCGCGAGACAACGAAGGCACGCCGGGACCGTACGAGGACGCCGTGCAGGGGCAGCCGATCTTCGAAGAGAATGATCGCGACCACTTCAAAGGCATCGACATCATGCGCACCGTTCGCAGTTTCGATCCGTGCCTGCCGTGTGGTGTGCACATGTATCTCGGCGGCGGCAAGACCATTGAGAAACTGCATTCACCGACACAATCCGTGACGGGGGAGTAG
- a CDS encoding NifU family protein codes for MEQPDGRSVSGDYWRGAGERIETLLQSSAGGGPVARDRAEQLVREVVQLYGAALEKTVQLADPAMVDKMVHDDLISSLMLVHGLHPHDVETRVRTALDSVRPYLGSHGGDVELIEVSGGVVRLRLLGSCNSCPSSSVTLESAVQDAVQAAAPETTGIEVETPTEHEPKAGVISVESLFSHVHRDTGSQWVSVPEFGEVGAGEVAGFRIGGVDLLVCRSGDDLYAYHDHCPACDRSLAGAVLERMMGRSARNAAVLTCPHCAAHYDVRGAGARVGAGTEHLVPLPILTRDGVLSVAVPIDSVAGSQVPVM; via the coding sequence ATGGAGCAGCCCGACGGCCGCAGCGTATCGGGTGATTACTGGCGCGGGGCGGGTGAACGTATCGAGACGTTGTTGCAGAGCAGCGCCGGCGGCGGACCTGTCGCGCGAGATCGCGCCGAGCAGTTGGTCCGCGAGGTCGTCCAACTGTACGGCGCAGCCCTCGAAAAGACTGTGCAGCTTGCAGATCCGGCGATGGTCGACAAGATGGTGCACGATGACCTGATTTCGAGTTTGATGTTGGTCCACGGGCTCCACCCGCACGACGTCGAAACCCGTGTCCGAACCGCGTTGGACAGCGTGCGTCCGTACCTCGGGTCACATGGCGGTGACGTCGAGTTGATCGAGGTGTCGGGCGGCGTCGTTCGATTGCGACTTCTGGGCAGTTGTAACAGTTGCCCGTCTTCCTCGGTGACCCTCGAGTCGGCGGTTCAGGATGCCGTGCAGGCCGCAGCGCCGGAGACCACGGGTATCGAAGTCGAGACGCCGACCGAGCACGAGCCGAAAGCCGGTGTGATTTCGGTGGAATCTCTTTTCTCACATGTCCATCGCGATACGGGTAGTCAGTGGGTCAGCGTTCCGGAGTTCGGCGAGGTCGGCGCCGGTGAAGTAGCCGGCTTCCGCATCGGCGGCGTGGATCTGCTGGTGTGTCGGTCGGGTGACGACCTGTACGCGTACCACGATCACTGTCCGGCGTGTGACCGCTCGCTGGCCGGAGCTGTATTGGAACGGATGATGGGGCGATCCGCGCGCAATGCCGCGGTGTTGACTTGCCCCCATTGCGCCGCTCACTACGACGTCCGAGGTGCCGGAGCGCGAGTCGGCGCCGGTACGGAGCATCTTGTACCGTTGCCGATCCTGACCCGTGACGGGGTGCTGTCGGTCGCTGTGCCGATCGATTCTGTTGCAGGATCCCAGGTTCCGGTGATGTAG
- a CDS encoding DUF5947 family protein, with amino-acid sequence MGEVLTRIASARPVSTGPRCEMCAVDIGDAHQHVVDVQVRSLLCVCRPCYLLFAPVDADLRYKAVPDRYLELAEFELGPGRWESLEIPVGLAFFFRNSLLERFIAFYPGPAGATESELPIDAFGTVLRENPILREVRSDVEALIVHILPGEQVPRCFIVPIDACYELVGRLRTVWRGFDGGQDAKREVSRFFERLQSRSTAVSGDSTVVAGERQ; translated from the coding sequence GTGGGAGAGGTTCTCACACGAATAGCGTCGGCGCGCCCGGTATCGACGGGGCCGCGATGCGAGATGTGCGCCGTCGATATCGGCGACGCCCATCAACATGTCGTCGACGTCCAGGTGCGCAGTCTCCTGTGCGTCTGTCGGCCCTGCTATCTGTTGTTTGCACCGGTCGACGCGGACCTCCGATACAAAGCCGTTCCGGACCGATATCTTGAACTGGCCGAATTCGAATTAGGGCCGGGCCGATGGGAATCGTTGGAGATTCCGGTAGGTCTGGCGTTCTTCTTCCGAAATTCGTTGCTGGAGCGATTCATCGCGTTCTATCCCGGGCCGGCCGGGGCCACGGAATCCGAACTGCCCATCGACGCTTTCGGGACCGTCCTGCGCGAGAACCCGATCCTGCGCGAGGTGAGGTCGGACGTCGAGGCACTGATCGTCCACATCCTTCCGGGTGAGCAGGTACCGAGATGCTTCATTGTGCCGATCGACGCGTGCTACGAGTTGGTGGGGCGATTGCGCACGGTCTGGCGGGGATTCGACGGTGGCCAGGATGCGAAGCGTGAGGTATCGCGGTTCTTCGAGCGCCTGCAGTCGCGGAGTACTGCTGTATCAGGTGACAGTACTGTTGTAGCGGGTGAACGGCAGTGA
- a CDS encoding DUF6084 family protein — protein MTALEFSVVDVVVDPYSVTPNLTVRLRISESTGAHVRALSLRAQVRIEPHRRPYTELEEEALLDLFGRRERWSSTLRTFLWMECSTVVQGFEGVTVAHLPMPCTYDVAVTASKYMHALAGGTVPVVLLLSGTVFTDGNRGFSVEQIPWDRSASYEIPVATWKQLIETHYPGSGWVRLDHDTIAELARFKAAHGLTDMESAVRELLSGSEVAT, from the coding sequence GTGACCGCCCTCGAATTCTCGGTTGTGGACGTCGTCGTAGATCCGTATTCGGTGACGCCGAATCTCACTGTGCGGTTGCGCATCTCGGAATCCACCGGCGCTCATGTTCGGGCATTGTCGTTGCGGGCGCAGGTTCGCATCGAGCCTCATCGTCGGCCGTACACGGAGCTGGAGGAAGAAGCTCTGTTGGATTTGTTCGGCCGAAGGGAACGGTGGTCCAGCACTTTACGAACCTTCCTCTGGATGGAGTGCTCGACAGTGGTGCAGGGCTTCGAAGGTGTTACCGTCGCACACTTACCCATGCCGTGCACCTACGACGTTGCGGTGACGGCATCGAAGTACATGCACGCGTTGGCCGGCGGCACAGTGCCGGTGGTCCTGTTGCTGAGCGGAACCGTTTTCACCGACGGTAATCGAGGATTTTCGGTCGAGCAGATTCCCTGGGACAGGTCGGCGTCGTACGAAATTCCGGTGGCAACGTGGAAACAGTTGATCGAGACGCATTACCCGGGCTCCGGCTGGGTACGCCTTGATCACGACACCATCGCCGAACTTGCCCGGTTCAAGGCTGCTCACGGGCTCACCGACATGGAATCTGCAGTGCGGGAGCTACTTTCCGGAAGCGAGGTTGCGACATGA
- a CDS encoding DUF6893 family small protein, translated as MRGMGMLSTVLLGATAIAAAVVLVVSMPDIQRYLRMRKM; from the coding sequence ATGAGAGGCATGGGAATGCTGTCGACGGTACTTCTCGGCGCAACAGCGATCGCCGCGGCGGTCGTGCTGGTCGTGTCGATGCCGGACATTCAGCGGTATCTGCGGATGCGGAAGATGTAG
- a CDS encoding hydrogenase maturation protease has translation MRVLVAGVGNIFLGDDGFGPEVVRVLEREDLPEGVRLVDYGIRGVHLAYDLLEPWDALVLIDALPQTEQPGQVEVFEVDSESLSSTRGFDAHSLDPTSVFGSVRALGGTLPRTFVVGAHARSVDEGIGLTPELQSSVGGAVSVVRGLVRSMAVDAATSEQEA, from the coding sequence ATGCGGGTTCTGGTGGCGGGGGTCGGAAACATCTTTCTCGGAGACGACGGCTTCGGGCCCGAGGTGGTGCGCGTGCTCGAACGGGAAGATCTACCGGAGGGAGTGAGGTTGGTGGACTACGGGATTCGAGGCGTTCATCTGGCTTACGACCTACTCGAACCTTGGGATGCGCTGGTCCTGATCGATGCCTTGCCGCAAACCGAACAACCGGGGCAGGTTGAGGTTTTCGAGGTGGACTCCGAAAGTCTCAGCAGTACTCGAGGATTCGATGCGCACTCGTTGGATCCGACGTCGGTGTTCGGGAGTGTCCGGGCGCTCGGCGGAACGCTTCCACGGACCTTTGTCGTCGGGGCACACGCACGTTCGGTAGACGAGGGGATCGGCCTCACGCCGGAACTGCAGAGTTCGGTAGGTGGTGCGGTGTCGGTGGTCCGCGGACTCGTCAGATCGATGGCCGTTGATGCCGCTACCTCGGAACAGGAGGCGTGA
- a CDS encoding HypC/HybG/HupF family hydrogenase formation chaperone: protein MCLGIPGRVVRLLDGYGGQLALVDVEGVARKVNIGMLDNNSVSAGDWVVIHMGFAVDKVDENGAAEAMAGLELMGQARAEPEVDP, encoded by the coding sequence ATGTGCTTGGGGATCCCCGGACGAGTCGTGCGACTGCTGGACGGGTACGGCGGTCAACTCGCCCTCGTCGACGTCGAGGGAGTGGCGCGCAAGGTCAATATCGGAATGCTCGACAACAATTCCGTGTCGGCTGGTGACTGGGTGGTGATCCACATGGGTTTCGCGGTCGACAAGGTGGACGAGAATGGTGCGGCCGAGGCGATGGCGGGCCTGGAATTGATGGGCCAGGCTCGCGCTGAGCCGGAGGTCGACCCATGA
- the hypF gene encoding carbamoyltransferase HypF yields MIAASRLIVRGVVQGVGFRPFVYSLATELGLAGSVGNSTRGVVIDLEGRDIEVAEFVTALQLRQPPLARIDSVDYEPAQPRGLSGFRIVETDTSSVGQTLAPPDVATCDDCLREMTDPTNRRFRHPFITCTHCGPRFTIITALPYDRSSTTMDRFPMCTNCAAEYADPADRRFHAQPIACPDCGPTLSFVEPSVGSSSGEYAVRKAREYLRDGKIIAVKGIGGYHLACDARSESAVQELRARKHRRSKPLAVMVRDLPAASESAQVSPAEATALVDRSRPILLVPKASGYTLASSVAPRLPDIGIMLAYNPIQYMLLGLAGDLSGPQVLVMTSANFGGEPIIYDERDQDRLFSLADGILTHDRPIRMPCDDSVQRVVDEEMTTVRRSRGHTPLPIDLPATLPFDVPATLAVGADLKNTFCLAQGASAWLSQHIGDMGDLAVLESFATSESHFESLTGVTPIQVACDEHPGYRSSRWARRHAGPLPVRAVQHHHAHVAAVMGENGCDGDEPVLALAFDGTGYGADGAVWGGEMLLATYKGCQRLAHLKYVPLPGGDIGVERPYRMALSHLWSAGIDWDPGLPPVAACPPRELAVLRHQLETGFGCSDTSSMGRLFDAVSSLIGVRHVADYEAQAAIELEGISRGIVCGSEYYAFDRIDVADSDSWVGDSSSMIRGVVRDLRAGVSAGVIGARFHEAVAQLVLEWALRGRELAGVDDVVLTGGVFQNPLLLSRSRILLREAGFTPLTSRELPPNDGGLAYGQVLVASSS; encoded by the coding sequence ATGATTGCTGCCAGCCGTTTGATCGTACGTGGGGTGGTTCAGGGCGTCGGATTCCGGCCGTTCGTGTACTCCCTCGCAACAGAATTGGGGTTGGCAGGTTCGGTAGGTAACTCGACTCGCGGTGTGGTGATAGACCTCGAGGGGCGCGACATCGAAGTTGCCGAATTCGTGACGGCGCTACAGCTACGGCAACCTCCGTTGGCCCGCATTGATTCGGTGGACTACGAACCTGCGCAACCCCGCGGCCTGTCCGGATTTCGGATCGTCGAGACGGACACCAGTTCCGTGGGGCAAACGCTGGCGCCACCCGATGTTGCGACCTGTGACGACTGCCTGCGCGAGATGACCGACCCGACGAACCGGCGGTTCCGCCATCCGTTCATCACGTGCACACATTGTGGTCCACGCTTCACGATCATCACAGCGCTTCCGTATGACAGGTCCTCGACAACGATGGATCGCTTCCCGATGTGCACGAATTGTGCGGCAGAGTATGCGGATCCGGCTGACCGCAGGTTTCACGCGCAGCCCATTGCGTGCCCTGATTGTGGGCCGACCCTGTCATTTGTCGAACCGTCGGTCGGTAGCTCGTCGGGGGAGTACGCGGTACGGAAAGCGCGGGAGTACCTACGGGACGGAAAGATCATCGCGGTCAAAGGGATCGGTGGATACCACCTGGCTTGTGATGCTCGGAGTGAATCTGCGGTTCAGGAGTTGCGCGCCAGAAAGCACCGGCGCAGCAAGCCTCTGGCCGTGATGGTGCGTGACCTGCCGGCCGCGAGTGAGTCGGCACAGGTAAGTCCGGCCGAGGCCACGGCACTTGTCGATCGGTCACGGCCCATTCTTCTCGTCCCGAAAGCGTCGGGATATACCCTTGCGTCATCCGTGGCGCCCCGTCTTCCCGATATCGGAATTATGCTGGCCTACAACCCGATTCAATACATGCTGCTCGGGCTGGCGGGGGATCTGAGCGGTCCGCAGGTGTTGGTGATGACGTCGGCAAATTTCGGTGGTGAGCCGATCATTTACGACGAGCGCGATCAGGACCGATTGTTCTCCCTGGCCGACGGCATTCTCACCCATGACCGCCCGATTCGGATGCCCTGCGACGACAGCGTCCAGCGAGTGGTGGACGAGGAGATGACAACGGTGCGGCGATCACGTGGACATACACCGTTGCCGATTGATCTACCCGCCACTCTGCCGTTCGATGTGCCCGCGACGCTGGCAGTCGGCGCGGACCTGAAAAACACGTTCTGTCTGGCGCAGGGGGCCTCCGCCTGGCTGAGTCAGCACATCGGCGACATGGGCGATCTGGCTGTACTGGAAAGCTTTGCCACCTCGGAGTCGCACTTCGAATCGCTCACCGGCGTTACGCCGATCCAAGTTGCCTGCGACGAGCATCCGGGGTACCGATCGTCGCGGTGGGCTCGGCGACATGCCGGGCCACTGCCGGTACGCGCAGTTCAACACCATCATGCGCACGTGGCTGCTGTCATGGGTGAGAATGGTTGTGACGGTGACGAACCCGTTCTCGCTCTGGCTTTCGACGGTACCGGATACGGCGCCGACGGTGCGGTGTGGGGCGGGGAAATGCTGCTGGCGACATACAAGGGTTGTCAGCGTCTCGCACACCTGAAATATGTGCCCTTGCCGGGCGGCGATATCGGCGTCGAACGTCCGTACCGAATGGCGTTGTCACACTTGTGGAGTGCTGGGATCGACTGGGATCCGGGTCTGCCGCCGGTTGCAGCCTGCCCGCCGCGGGAATTGGCAGTCCTGCGTCATCAACTCGAAACCGGATTCGGATGCTCCGACACGTCGAGTATGGGCCGGTTGTTCGACGCTGTTTCTTCCCTGATCGGCGTGCGTCACGTTGCCGACTACGAGGCCCAGGCGGCGATCGAATTGGAGGGGATTTCCCGTGGAATCGTCTGTGGTTCGGAGTACTACGCCTTCGATCGGATTGACGTTGCGGACAGTGATTCCTGGGTCGGCGACTCCTCGTCGATGATTCGAGGTGTTGTCCGGGACCTGCGTGCCGGAGTGTCGGCCGGTGTTATCGGTGCCCGCTTTCACGAGGCTGTCGCTCAACTGGTGCTCGAGTGGGCACTGCGGGGGCGTGAGCTTGCCGGTGTGGATGACGTTGTGTTGACCGGCGGGGTATTCCAGAACCCACTGCTGCTCTCCCGCTCGCGAATCCTCCTGCGAGAGGCCGGATTCACGCCGCTGACCAGCCGTGAACTGCCACCCAACGACGGAGGTCTCGCGTACGGCCAAGTGCTGGTGGCGAGTTCATCATGA
- a CDS encoding HypC/HybG/HupF family hydrogenase formation chaperone codes for MCLAVPGRIESLENRDGTLMSVVNFGGVRKEVCLEYIPGAEVGEYVVVHVGFAIQRLDEESAKRTLAEFEHLGVLEEEFGDGFARAARAAGVQPDGGIESKEKES; via the coding sequence ATGTGCCTAGCTGTGCCGGGACGAATCGAATCCCTGGAGAATCGTGACGGAACACTGATGTCTGTCGTGAACTTCGGTGGGGTACGCAAGGAAGTGTGCCTGGAGTACATTCCCGGCGCGGAGGTCGGTGAATACGTAGTTGTGCATGTCGGTTTCGCCATTCAGCGGCTGGACGAGGAATCGGCAAAGCGCACCCTGGCGGAGTTCGAGCACCTCGGTGTCCTGGAAGAGGAATTCGGCGACGGGTTCGCTCGTGCCGCTCGCGCCGCAGGCGTCCAACCTGATGGTGGTATCGAATCGAAGGAGAAGGAATCGTGA
- the hypD gene encoding hydrogenase formation protein HypD: MKYLDEFSDPELAGKLLDQIRALATRRWAIMEVCGGQTHSIIRHGIDQLLPEQIEMIHGPGCPVCVTPLEIIDKALEIAARPDVIFCSFGDMLRVPGSSSDLFRIKSAGGDVRVVYSPLDALTIAKENPDRQVVFFGIGFETTAPANAMTVYQAHRLGIKNFSLLVSHVLVPPAMAAIMDSPDCRVQAFLAAGHVCSVMGTSEYPSLAEKYKVPIVVTGFEPLDLLEGIRKTVLQLETGRYEVENAYARAVTAEGNTAAKAMLEDVFAVSDRTWRGIGSIPDSGWQLAPKYAEFDAEQRFSVTHIHTEESTVCRSGEVLQGLIKPHECSAFGKQCTPRNPLGATMVSSEGACAAYYLYRRLDLQEVGHAG, translated from the coding sequence GTGAAGTATCTGGATGAGTTCTCCGACCCGGAGTTGGCGGGAAAACTGCTGGACCAGATCCGTGCCCTTGCCACCCGCCGGTGGGCAATCATGGAAGTGTGCGGAGGCCAGACGCATTCGATCATCAGACACGGAATCGACCAATTGCTGCCCGAGCAGATCGAGATGATTCACGGCCCGGGATGCCCAGTCTGTGTCACGCCGCTGGAGATCATCGACAAAGCCCTCGAGATTGCTGCCCGTCCGGACGTGATCTTCTGTTCGTTCGGAGACATGCTGAGGGTGCCCGGAAGCTCCTCGGATCTGTTTCGTATCAAGAGCGCCGGCGGTGATGTGCGGGTTGTGTATTCACCCCTCGACGCCCTCACCATCGCGAAGGAGAATCCGGATCGCCAAGTCGTGTTCTTCGGTATCGGATTCGAAACCACCGCGCCGGCCAATGCCATGACTGTGTACCAGGCGCACCGCTTGGGCATCAAGAACTTTTCGCTGTTGGTTTCCCACGTCCTCGTCCCACCCGCAATGGCGGCGATCATGGATTCACCGGATTGCCGCGTGCAAGCATTTCTGGCGGCGGGTCACGTGTGCAGCGTCATGGGCACGTCCGAATATCCTTCTCTGGCCGAGAAGTACAAGGTACCGATCGTCGTCACGGGATTCGAGCCGCTCGATCTGCTCGAAGGCATCCGCAAGACCGTGCTGCAATTGGAGACCGGCAGATACGAGGTGGAAAACGCCTATGCACGGGCCGTCACGGCCGAGGGGAATACCGCGGCCAAAGCGATGCTCGAGGACGTGTTCGCGGTGTCCGATCGAACGTGGCGTGGAATCGGCTCCATCCCCGACAGTGGTTGGCAACTGGCACCGAAATATGCGGAGTTCGATGCAGAACAACGATTCTCGGTCACTCACATTCATACCGAGGAATCCACGGTGTGCCGATCGGGTGAAGTGCTCCAGGGTCTGATCAAGCCGCATGAATGCAGTGCGTTCGGCAAGCAGTGCACGCCGCGTAATCCCTTGGGGGCGACGATGGTTTCGTCCGAAGGTGCGTGCGCCGCCTACTACCTGTATCGACGCTTGGACTTGCAGGAGGTTGGTCATGCCGGCTGA
- the hypE gene encoding hydrogenase expression/formation protein HypE, translated as MPAEKGALVDASSWVCPLPLRDSPNIVMGHGGGGAMSAELIEHLFLPAFGEAADAELGDSALIDIGGVRLAFSTDSYVVKPMVFPGGTIGDLAVNGTVNDLAMAGAQPLVMSTAFILEEGTALTDIAGIASALGTAARVAGVRLVTGDTKVVDAGHGDGVFINTAGIGVVPEGVDIRPTRAAEGDVVIVSGDIGVHGVAVMSCRAGLEFGTEVESDCAALNGVVADMIATGVDIHVLRDPTRGGVAATLNEIAQASNIGVALVERSLPIPAEVRDACGLLGLDPLYVANEGKLVAFVPREDADRILEAMRGNPLSKGAAVIGECVAEHRGMVVARTALGGNRVVDLPAGEQLPRIC; from the coding sequence ATGCCGGCTGAAAAGGGTGCACTCGTAGACGCGTCGTCGTGGGTTTGCCCACTGCCGCTGCGCGATTCGCCGAACATCGTCATGGGTCACGGCGGCGGTGGAGCGATGTCCGCGGAGTTGATCGAGCATCTCTTCCTGCCGGCTTTCGGTGAGGCGGCCGATGCCGAACTGGGAGATTCGGCGCTGATCGATATCGGCGGTGTGCGCCTTGCCTTTTCGACGGACTCCTACGTCGTCAAGCCGATGGTTTTTCCCGGCGGCACAATCGGCGATCTTGCCGTCAACGGTACGGTGAACGATCTGGCGATGGCCGGCGCACAACCACTGGTGATGTCGACGGCCTTCATTCTCGAGGAAGGTACCGCCCTCACCGACATTGCCGGGATTGCTTCGGCGTTGGGTACCGCGGCGCGCGTGGCCGGAGTTCGGTTGGTAACGGGCGATACCAAGGTGGTCGATGCTGGTCACGGTGACGGAGTATTCATCAATACGGCTGGGATCGGTGTGGTGCCGGAGGGCGTGGATATCCGTCCGACGCGAGCCGCCGAGGGCGACGTGGTGATCGTCAGCGGAGACATCGGGGTGCACGGCGTTGCGGTGATGAGTTGCCGGGCCGGTCTCGAATTCGGAACCGAAGTGGAAAGTGACTGCGCTGCACTCAATGGCGTCGTCGCGGACATGATTGCGACCGGGGTCGATATTCATGTGCTTCGTGATCCGACTCGCGGCGGTGTCGCGGCCACGCTCAACGAGATCGCGCAGGCGTCGAACATCGGTGTGGCACTGGTGGAGCGCAGCCTTCCGATTCCGGCGGAGGTCCGTGATGCCTGCGGGCTTCTGGGATTGGATCCGCTGTACGTGGCCAACGAGGGGAAACTTGTAGCGTTCGTTCCGCGTGAGGATGCCGACCGAATCCTGGAAGCGATGCGTGGCAACCCCCTGAGTAAGGGTGCGGCTGTGATCGGGGAGTGCGTAGCCGAGCATCGAGGAATGGTTGTCGCGCGGACAGCCCTTGGCGGAAACCGCGTAGTGGATCTTCCGGCCGGTGAGCAACTTCCGCGGATTTGCTGA
- a CDS encoding DUF6390 family protein: MTAVETAGPVLFARYAYPPNELGYCGPDDPSALLRQAGGVATHQDRDRAQQFDGAWPYLEALARGAGIEDPLDPRVIEAYWVGSDLLGSVDPGKLVQHLRKEFGLRSDVGLLADLGGQDHALAHHSFHVFVVYPWVKLLRKHGAVPLSVLQSCRIRWGEVQEVGAQHAVVRSVPITFDGERLTRGAPMIERVRWNVDGMSLAAAPVHGGLVTMHWDWLCDSITAAQSRALDGAEDSALEIVNLRLSERRL, translated from the coding sequence ATGACTGCGGTTGAAACTGCGGGGCCGGTCCTGTTCGCGCGGTACGCGTATCCACCCAACGAGCTGGGGTACTGCGGGCCGGATGATCCATCGGCATTGCTACGTCAGGCCGGTGGAGTTGCGACACATCAGGATCGGGACCGGGCGCAACAGTTCGACGGCGCCTGGCCATACCTCGAGGCGCTGGCACGGGGTGCCGGTATCGAGGATCCGCTTGATCCGCGGGTGATCGAGGCCTATTGGGTTGGTAGCGATCTGCTCGGCTCGGTGGACCCGGGAAAGCTAGTGCAGCACTTACGGAAAGAATTCGGTCTACGCAGCGACGTGGGTCTACTTGCCGATCTCGGAGGGCAGGACCACGCCCTCGCGCATCACAGTTTTCACGTATTCGTCGTGTATCCGTGGGTGAAGCTACTTCGTAAACACGGTGCGGTGCCCCTGTCCGTTCTCCAGAGCTGCCGAATCAGGTGGGGTGAAGTGCAAGAAGTCGGTGCGCAACACGCTGTTGTGCGTTCCGTGCCAATCACATTCGACGGTGAGCGACTGACGCGCGGCGCGCCGATGATCGAACGAGTGCGTTGGAACGTCGACGGAATGTCACTGGCAGCAGCCCCGGTGCACGGTGGTTTGGTGACAATGCACTGGGATTGGTTGTGCGACAGCATCACAGCAGCGCAGTCCCGGGCATTGGACGGCGCTGAAGATTCAGCACTCGAGATCGTGAACCTACGGTTGAGCGAGCGCAGGCTGTAG